GTACAGCTGCAGGACAGTAGCTAAGTGACAGGTGTATATTTATATTGCTATGCCACATCAAAACTATCAGCAAAAGTCCACGATCTCCAACCCAAATCCGGTTCATTCCAAAATAAAGCTGCTAATAATCTTCAGTCCTTCAACACAATCATGtgcaagtttaaaaaaaaacacctcatCACCCGTTTCCGCAAACTACATAGCAGACGTAGGGGGATCAGAAGATCAAGACCCCTAAGCCGGCCTATACTTTGGCTACTCAGATTTAAATGATCAGGCTTTGGGTAACTGTATAATACTTGTATAATAGTCTCGAAATGATGATATAGCACGTTCAGATCGCTCGACACTATTTCTATACTTCTTGCAGCGAGGAAAACGGAACCCAAACTAGAGTCAGCTAACATGCATGCGAAATTACTAGCCATTCTGGCAATATAATCAATGGGGCGGTAGCTACTGAGACTTGAGCTTGTGTCCACTTTTAAGGCAAGATTTACTACAGATAAACGAACAGCTGCGCCACACGGCCCACAGTATGCCTGAACAGGAGACCAGCAGGAAAGCAGCCACATCAAGTAGGTAGTACTGGTACCACGGCAGCTCCATGGCGCGTGCGCGGAGATGAGGCAGTCCCCCGTATTTGATGACGTGTTCTATCCACCAGACGGCCCGCTCCATGGGTGACTGGGGCTGGTCACGGTGTAGGCGGGATAGGCGGGCTGCTGTCTCTTTGTACCTATTAGAAAAATGTGGAACAAATATATCAGCATGTGTGGAATATTTGTCCGCCATTTCATAATTTATCAACTATATTGTCTACGTATATGaatatattctccaagcagaggtataGAGGTTTATAGCCCAGGGCCTTTGCTTTGGTGGTCTTTGGTCTCACCTAACCTCTTCCGTAACCTGCACAATAGCCTGGTACAACTGCTCTGTGGTGATGGTGTCGAAATCCAGCTTAATGCCGACGCCATGTGCCTCTATCCGGGCGGCATTTCCCGGCTGGTCTCCCCATGTTGGAAGGCAAACCATCGGCACCCCGTGATACAGGGCCTCGTACACACCATGTGCTCCGGTGTGAGTGACAAACGCTCGGGTCCTTGGATGACCTGTGTGATGAAGACATGCATGCAGTGCATCGCATTTGGTTGAATGATGACGATGCGGTGAAGTTTATTATATGGATAACGTCCGCACACAAAATCGCTCAATGTGCCCCAGTAACAAGTTGCCACAATCTAAAAAGTATAGAGTTAATAGGAAGAAGATAGAAGCCTGAAGGTATATATCAACTTcgcatttttaaaagttttgtaCAGGGACATACACCACGTTTTGTCTATCCCAATTTTTGTTTCAACATTTGTCATCTCTTCATAATCAAAATCAATGCATAATCATCTCCCGACACTCATGCTGCTGATCGTGCACGTGGTGAAGAAGCTATTTATCGTTATAGtggatctccaagcagatgtagaaagACAAAGTTGGCTCTTGGTTCCGCGGTGCGTGTAGAAAGGCTGGCTGCTCAGCGGAACCAGATGCATGAGAACCATTACGACTTTACCTTTATACATCTGCTTGTTAAATGCAGTATGTATGAAATCGATCCTGAATGTAGTATGTATTAGATTCATGTTATTAGCAAATAGTCTGTAGCAACATTCTGGATTTGTTTCACATCGATGCATCATACACTTTGTTCCTTCGAACATTGCATAACCTTCATCTATTGTTACTtccactactagtatattgctaGTTGCCTTAtacattataacgttacctaagtttaccatacattgtatccgttttacaattgttgtgcaataaactttgacttgacttgacttgacttgttatCAAAATCGACGTACCTAAGAGGTCGTTCTGGGGCAGCCAGTCCATCAGTCTGGTGTTGTCCCCGAGGCCGGGTGGCCGTTTCCCTCCGTATCGCCACACCACCTTCTGCCGGAGCCGGGAGAAGGCAGATGCCAAGATCTCGGCTTTCTCCATAGGCATCGTCTTCACTATTGACCCAAAACTGACGACAATGACTCCCTCATTGCCAGAACTCTCCATAAAATCCTCCATTTCCTGCCAAACCCAAAAGTACACATTACATTGACTTGGATAAAATTTATTCAAATACATACATGTGGTGTACATTGATGTTATTTGTAATAATTCCcacaataaagaaatattgCAGGCATGAATGTACCTGAAACATACTCTAAATTTTATAATAGATTTGATTCGGCATGACAGTCTATCAGCTCACCATGGAAAGAGGCTTGCTTTCCCGAACATGTAGTCCACCCACGTGCACGATGTTGGGCATGGTTGGACGGGGGAAgtctaacgggggccgccccaagacggtccccgtcgtaagacggtacggattttttgctgatcttattatccataagtacaccatgtttgttgccactgactatgctgattacaaaggtaaataaaccaagtccatgcacacaactttaatttgcattccaagtatactttaacatatttacttcatgtttttttaagagcagaattctaacagtaatgttgacagtgctgaatcactgcggtcgccggcctctgcgtattggcggctcgtgtcgctaactatacgaactcatccaagcagtcaactcacaactgccatgatacacataaataaagctccataaaacactatgaatatgggtcttcaaatgtttgttgagtagaaaagcaaccaaaaggaagcgacataaacattgccaccattgtactcccaagggagtgtggccgtgaaggtggcagactagagaacgctccaaagatttatttgactgtaacaaatgattcgtgctgtctatgaaaataagacttgacagagagatgtagatgatattttcatataatcagacagagttttgttgatgttggctgTGTCGTTTGTTCGTAATagttttttagtcgggcattcacaatcagtgcattcagcccattgcccgtaaaacatcagcttgattgttctaggtacagccttcctcatgtgagacaagaagtacatacagtcacgattttactgtcaaaagaaagctaaaatatcatactattaatttttttctgtgtacttagatttaccacttacatctaaagagagcaaaatataaaaaaagcgtaccgagttaggcacactgtccagcgtagcacaaaattggaaggttacatacacgaaattgtctctcagtgtttgccgcttgtaacacgcagcgcgaaaggttcatgaaccacatgaatgcatttcttattcaagtatgttgttcaaatctatgagtaaaaaattcagtcatcaaaatttgaccactctcaggcaactagcgatggagcgccatgagtttgagcgcaagaaaaagcgtaccgtgttggggcacctcccgttagtaGGGAGTCTGTAGTGTACAGCCAGACGTCTGTGCGCGACACGACGCTCTGAGTGGACTCGTTCTGACTGACATACTTCTGAGCTAAGTCGTCAAAACCACTCAAAACTGTCCACTGGAATGCTGAGTTTGTTAAAACATCTATAAGGGCATTTGACATTCGCTctagaaatgtcattttgtcAGTAAAACTTGAGTATGTTGATGGAACATAGGACCGAGGAAGGATAGCACCCGTTGCCTTTGCGTCAAGATTAAAACGGTCGAAGCGCAGGATGGCGATGTGGGGAATTTTCAGTCGCGCCGCGATGAAAGCCCCACAGGGGAACATGGGATCACTCACTAGAACATTATACTGTGATCTTGGTAGAAGACTACTCTTACTAAGCATCAGGTCACAATGTTTGACAGCATGTTCAGACTCCAGCATGGATAGCCGAATGACGTGAAAGACGGAGAGTTTTCCAACAGTGGATATGTATTTCCGTCGGACCTCAGTCAGCCTTGCCTGCGAGTGAAGATCCGGGAATGTCGAGTACCGAAAGTCAGGTCTCTCCGCTTGTCTTGTAGCGACCATGTCCTCCGGTACAATTACCGTGACATGATGCCCTTTGTTCACTAGCGCTTGCCCTACGGTCGCCATAGCGAACCACCGACTGGCTGAAAACGGCGGTACCACGAAAAGAATCTCCTTCCCGTCGACATGTGAGGCATTCAGGAgacccaacaaagttggtaccGTGACCGCAACACGTACAAACATAGAAAACTCCATGGCGAGTAAGTTACTCCTGATACCTCACCGATCAAATAGACTTCATGATCATGTGATTTGGGGATCAGTAGCCTCGTTTTTCATTAACAGACAAGTCGGTATAGGTTATCTTACGGTCAATAAGAACGCTGACGTCATGAATACAAATATTAATTTTTCagaaactaaaattgttgaATCGTTTTGTTGGTCTACTCGGATGGGTGTTGTTGGTCGCCTCTGTCTAACCTTAAGAAACTCATACTAATCTAATAATTATAAAGTCGCTTTTTATGCCGGAGGTGTTTTTATGCCGGAGGTCAAGGAGTCAAACAATACGGAACAAGTACATGAAAGTCGTGGCGCCACAATATTTAATGATTATATCGTGTAACCATGGTCCCCGTCAATGTGTACGTGTGGAAGAGATATCGTACGTGTACCTAGCCTGCAAGGTAAGGGTATACGAATCACTAACTGATCATTAAATCTTGAATGTTGATTTCGATCAACCCCATACTTATTTTACGTTTATGGACTATAAAATGGGACAAAGTCACGAGCATTTTAAATGTTTATTCATTTAAATTGCAACCAAGGAGGACTCTCAAACCATGTTGATTTTCAGGCAATTCCAAACAGCCCGTACAAAAGTGGGATAGAGTCGAACAGAACCCCGGAAAATCAGATGTAGAAACTTATAAGTGCAGAATAAATGCACCTGATTATAGTATATTCCTTGTATAAATTCAAATTTGTTTAGAGTAAGTTTTGTGAACATAGTATAATTAATCCCCTAACAATTTTTTATAAGGATAATTTCTTTACAATAAAAGAATAGTACGGCGtagttgtttattttcataacgTCCAAATCGATCGGACAAAATACCAGTGAGGAAACTATGTTCTTTGGCAGAAGCTAGCAATCTTATTGTGACTTTTTGTTGTTCTCATTTAAACCAATGTCAGAATATGCCATGGTGGAGTAGGTTGAATAAATTCAgtttttcacacacaaaaaatgaacCTCCGCTTCACTGTCAGGAACCTCCAGGACTTGTGGGTCAAAGCCCACTTCCTGCAGCATCTGCACAGCCGATTCCTGGCCCCACATAGCGCCAAGACCTTTCCCACCTAAGCACAGTGACACCGTCATGCAGTAGAGGAGGCTGAAGCCATACAGCGCGGGGCCGGCGGGGTTGTCCATGTTGTCTGCTAACTCGGCGTGCCCCTTGACGTCGACCATAGAGAAGCGCCCTCCAGGCTTCACCATGCGGCGGGCTTCCCGCAGAGCCAGGTCGGGGAATTCGAGGTCGTGGATGACATCCCAGACTATGACGTAGTCGAAGGAATCTGACCACTCCACGGGCATCTTGGCCAGATCCTGGACTTGGAAGGTGACGTTAGCCAGATCCCGCTTTTTGCTTTCCTCCTCTGCCCATTGGATGGACTCCTCGCAGATGTCGGTCCCAATGAAGGTACTGTTAGGAAAGTGTTGGGCCAGTATCAGAGTCATGATGCCTCTGCCGCATGCCGCTTCATGGACCCTGATACCCAACTCTGGTTGGAGTAAGAATATGGATAGAAATCATAAGACTTTATTGATACAAAGCAAAGATGAAGTGTTCTCTTGCAAATCGCACAGAAAGAATAGGAAGATCTAGGAAGCATACCAAGTGGACGAACACTTACAGAGTCCTTTGCATATTTTCATACCAAACCCGTTTCTCAGCTAGATCTTCCAATAGTCCCGGGATTGTCGGTAGAAACTTGCCAACTAGGTCAGTCTCGTGTTCATACTGCCTCATTCTCCCAAGCCACCCCTGGAAATCGGGGTAGGCTGAATATGGCACACCTATGTAGGACAAAAACGTTCGGAATATGTATGATCTGATTCGTAAGGTAAATCATTCATTCAGGACATTGGCTTGATATAATCTCATACTAACCCTTTGGCCCATCCGCCTTGAAGCACTCAGCCACGTCACCGGTAACCATAGCCAGCTGCCTCATGAACTCAGACATGTTCCCCAAACTTCCTCTTCCTGCGTCCGGTAACAGGACATTATGCCTGTGTGGGGGGAGAAAGCAGGTCTTCTCCTCCTTGTCGTAATCCACAATCCGGGCAGTCACCATGATGGCAAGCCACTCACGGACGTATCTAACGATAAACAATGGGAGATGTGGGATCATGCGCCTTTTGTCCATACCAAAATATGAACGTTTGTGACTTTCTGAGGTACACATGGGTACACATCCCGGATAAAACTTTGGTTGGTAAACTTACACCATATTTTTTCTGACAGCAGCTTAATctgctataaaaaaaatcaagaccatagcatgcatatccaagttttaaaaaaaactagctGTACCAAGAAAGCCGCCAGGGGGTCCAAGATCAAGCTTGAGCTTCGTCttcccaagacctacccaccTAAAAAGTTTGTTTATAATAaatacagactgacagacacaaagacagagACATCAAAGATCattaaaaacaatacctctacACATAGGCATGAATACCCCCTCCCACTGAACAAAAGCCACTTTCTCACCTTTCCTTCAAGTTTGTCGCCTCCGCTATCTGCACGGCTGTCCTCGGACCGTCCAGTCCTGAGAGGTGAATGAAGAGACCCGTGCGAACTCCGATCGACATTGCTAAGGTCACGTATCCAGACGAGACAGTTGTTGACATCCTCAGAGCGAACTCCTCTGCCGTTTCCGTTGTAGTTTGCCCATCCGCCATGTTGCCGTCTCTGATCTTTGAACCGAGATTGGCGAGAAAAGGCTCCACGCCTAGGATGCAAACTGTACTTTAATGTGTATACTTGGACTTATCATTCAGTTTACTAggccaatttctgctatttttcccAGCAGCAACCGGGGAATAAACTTGGGAGGTGAAATATGGAGAAGTACCGTTGCAGACCAAAAAAGATCTAGATTTTAAGACCTACGCAAATATATCATAAAGAATAACAACAAATCATAAAAGTGATCATAAAAGTGATCTAACCCATTAAATGACGTGGAAATTTGATTAATCTCCGATGTACCACAAAACATTTTACACCCATTTTGATATCTCCCAACAGTTTGCCAGGGCTTTTCTTGAACAACGAGAGGTttaatatttaacctccttgttttgaaCGAATCttatttcaagtttttttttggtttgtttgtttttggtcaCAAACAGGAAAGGAGAACAAATCACTCCAGTAGGAAAACGTATGGAACCCAGCAAATCACTCCAGTAGGAAAACGTATGAAACCCAGCAAAAGACTCTCTAAAACATGCTGTAGCCTTTTTGGAGACCCAGTACGTTGTGACATGGTACATGTTGTACAGCGCACCGTCGCTGCCAACCACCTACAGTTCTGGCTAGTATTGACGGGTGGCGCTTTTATGGATCAATCTGCTGCGTAACCTTTGACCCAACAAGATGGCGGTCCGATCGAGCAAGTTCAccaaaaaagcaacaaaatattcatttttctgaCATATAACGTGTTTTATCTCAGTCATAAGATCAGCAGAGGATCGATAGTGAGACGCCGACAAGTACGTAACTAATCTACTTTTTCAGGTTACATTCTAAACATTGTTAATGAGATAAGAGGTCCCAGAAGAACTGGGTGGGTGGTGATTTTTTATCTTCAATTTTTTAAGAGTTATTGTAACGTTAGAACGGTTTATTACTTCATGAGTAACTAGTCAGCACAGCTAAAAACAAAAGCCGTATCAAGATGAAGATGTTTAGCAGCACATGCTCACGAGGCAGTGACGATTATACACACGTGTACGGTGAGAAAGGTGTAACGTTAGAGGGGTGAAGAGGCCGGATTTTATATGAAccagcaccaagaggccacgtctagcgaaatgaAAGACGTAAAACGAGACCAACAACAGCAATATTTTATCCCATGCATCCGTCCCTTTTGGATTTTATCTTAGTGCCCCGACCCCCTTCTAATTCCACCCAAGTGCCCCGACCCCCTTATGATGTCATCCAAATGCCTTGAGCCCCTTTTGATTTCATCTGAGTTCCGTTGCATCTACCTCCTAATTTTTCATACGAGTACCTTAATCCCCTCTGAATTTTTAATCCTTTTTGCCATGACCTTTGATACAATAAAGCAGCATAGAAAGATCCAAATCCAGATTTCCTTGACCAGGTGACATTATAGAAAACTCTTTCTTGACCCCCTATTGTAGAAAATATCCAAATCCAGAATTTACATAACCTCCCTATTGTAAAATTCAACCTCTTTAAGCCCCCTCCacattcatttttttgagtggcCCAATAGAAGTCCATATTCAATTATACACCAAGGCAGGGAGTCTACTAGTACCCGACTCACAGCTCCTGTAGGGTGAATTCTCGTAATCAGTGAGTCAAAAAATATTTTATATGACTGTTTTCAGTGGAGAATTATGAGAAGGGGGAGGTGGTAGCAGTCCCTGATGACACCCCCACACCCTGGGGAGACGATGTTCTAGAGATGAAGGTCCAGCACGGCAGCAAAGTACGGAACCTCATGGGGTTTGCTGTCAGGAAGTTCAAGGTAAGAGTCTGAAGAACTTTACAGACAATTTTCCTTGTGTGATTGTCTTGCCCTGCAGACTATGATACATTGGTAAAAGAAACATGAACTTTACCTCCAAGTATTACGCTTTTTAAAAAGATACTAAAGAAATCTTTATCTGCAACTGTCAGTTTCACATGTAATGGTACGCGGAGTGGACTACTGCAAatgccatgtttgttttactgttcatttacaaacaaactttaagaaacTGGCTTGTGGCTTTGATAATATTGCTTGTGATATCTACATCTAATTGTAAGCCACTGCTGCTGCAGAAACTATTTTCTATAGACACAGATCAAACAACTAATCTATCACATAGCAGTCTCTTTTAAGACTGATTAACATGTAAAAACGTGTTGTAATCAGAGGGTGTTTGGCAGGCCAAGCAAGGTCTACAACTAGCATGATGTTTGTGCTAGTGAACAGTTCCTTCAACTATGTATTTGTGTCTTTATTGCCTCAGGATGAGACAGTTAGACAAATTGTGTGGTCAGGTTCAGACAAGGCTGTCTCCAAGACTGTCACTTGTGCAGAGATACTCAAGAGGAAGTTCAAGGTCAGCACAGACAACTCTCTCTCCATCCTTTTTATTCACAGTGTCTCACT
The window above is part of the Branchiostoma floridae strain S238N-H82 chromosome 14, Bfl_VNyyK, whole genome shotgun sequence genome. Proteins encoded here:
- the LOC118430132 gene encoding UDP-glucuronosyltransferase 2C1-like; translation: MEFSMFVRVAVTVPTLLGLLNASHVDGKEILFVVPPFSASRWFAMATVGQALVNKGHHVTVIVPEDMVATRQAERPDFRYSTFPDLHSQARLTEVRRKYISTVGKLSVFHVIRLSMLESEHAVKHCDLMLSKSSLLPRSQYNVLVSDPMFPCGAFIAARLKIPHIAILRFDRFNLDAKATGAILPRSYVPSTYSSFTDKMTFLERMSNALIDVLTNSAFQWTVLSGFDDLAQKYVSQNESTQSVVSRTDVWLYTTDSLLTGDFPRPTMPNIVHVGGLHVRESKPLSMEMEDFMESSGNEGVIVVSFGSIVKTMPMEKAEILASAFSRLRQKVVWRYGGKRPPGLGDNTRLMDWLPQNDLLGHPRTRAFVTHTGAHGVYEALYHGVPMVCLPTWGDQPGNAARIEAHGVGIKLDFDTITTEQLYQAIVQVTEEVRYKETAARLSRLHRDQPQSPMERAVWWIEHVIKYGGLPHLRARAMELPWYQYYLLDVAAFLLVSCSGILWAVWRSCSFICSKSCLKSGHKLKSQ
- the LOC118430133 gene encoding uncharacterized protein LOC118430133 codes for the protein MADGQTTTETAEEFALRMSTTVSSGYVTLAMSIGVRTGLFIHLSGLDGPRTAVQIAEATNLKERYVREWLAIMVTARIVDYDKEEKTCFLPPHRHNVLLPDAGRGSLGNMSEFMRQLAMVTGDVAECFKADGPKGVPYSAYPDFQGWLGRMRQYEHETDLVGKFLPTIPGLLEDLAEKRLGIRVHEAACGRGIMTLILAQHFPNSTFIGTDICEESIQWAEEESKKRDLANVTFQVQDLAKMPVEWSDSFDYVIVWDVIHDLEFPDLALREARRMVKPGGRFSMVDVKGHAELADNMDNPAGPALYGFSLLYCMTVSLCLGGKGLGAMWGQESAVQMLQEVGFDPQVLEVPDSEAEVHFLCVKN